A region of the Halostella limicola genome:
GCGCCGAGTGCCCGACCACGAGCGACTACGACTACCGCTCGTGGACCACCGACAGCCAGGAGTCGATCACCGTCGACAACCCCGACACGTCGACGGACCTGCACGTCCTCGTCGACTCCTACAGCGGCAGCGGCGAGTACACGCTGACGATCACTGAGAAGAGCTGATCGCCGCGTTCCCCTCGTCGCGTCACCAGTGAGCGCCGGCCGGGGCGAACGCGCCCCGGCATCGCCGACGCGGTCTGCAGGACTCGGCTATCTCCGCGACGGCGGCCGTTTTTTTCGCACGACGGCGACGACATGCCGTCCGACCGGAGCGGGCGACCCGTCGCCGCGCATCCGTAATACCAAAACATTACTTACAGGCGGTCGACCGTAGGCGTATGCCCCTACGGACGCCGCCTCTGCGCGGGGCGCACGACGACCGCGGCGCGTCGTTCACGGACTTCGGCGGGTGGGAGATGCCCGTCGAGTTCGACTCGATCAAGACGGAACACGTCGCGGTACGGGAGTCCGCCGGCATCTTCGACGTCTCGCACATGGGCGAGATCACCGTCAGCGGCCCCGACGCGACGGCGCTGATGCAGCGGCTCGTCACCAACGACGTGACCGCCCTCGACGTCGGCGACTCGCAGTACGCGATGATCACCGACGAGGACGGCGTCGTCCTCGACGACACGGTCGTCTACCGCCTCGCTGACGAGAGCGATGCGACCGCCGAGGACGACGGCGAGTCGTACCTCTTCGTGCCCAACGCCGGCCACGACGAGGAGGCGTACGACCGCTGGACGGGCTACCGCGACGAGCGCGGCCTCGACGCGACTGTCGAGAACCGCACCGAGGAGTACGGCATGTTCGCCGTGCAGGGCCCCGAGGCCGAGTCGCTCGTGACGGCGGCGGCCAGCGACGAGGTCGCCGACCTCTCGCGTTTCGAGGCCCGCTGGGCCGCCGTCGACGGCGTCGACTGCTGGGTCGCCCGCACCGGCTACACCGGCGAGGACGGCTTCGAACTTATCGTCCCGTGGGACGAGACGGAGACCGTCTGGGCGGCGTTCGACTGTCAGCCCTGCGGCCTCGGCGCACGCGACACGCTCCGCATCGAGGCCGGGTTCCTGCTCTCCGGGCAGGACTTCGACCCCGAGGAGAACCCGCGGAACCCCTACGAGGCCGGCGTCGGCTTCACCGTCAAACTCGACACGGAGTTCGTCGGGCGCGACGCGCTCGCCCGTGCGAAGGAAGACGGGGTCGACGAGACGTTCGTCGGCTTCCGGCTCACCGAGCGGGGCGTCCCGCGGCACGGCTACGACATCACGAACGCCGACGGGGACCGCATCGGCACCGTCACCAGCGGGACGATGAGTCCCACGCTCGACGAGCCGATCGGCCTCGGCTACGTCCCCGTCGAGTACGACGATCCCGGCACCGACGTCAACGTCGTCGTCCGGGACCGACCGAAGCGCGCGGAAATCACCACCACACCTTTCATCGACCAATGAGCTTCGACGTACCTGACGACCTCGGCTACATGGAATCGCACGAATGGGCGCGCAACGACGACGGCACCGTCCGCGTCGGCATCACGGACTTCGCCCAGGACGAACTCGGCGACGTCGTGTTCGTCGAACTCCCCGACGTCGGCGACGACGTCGCGAAGGACGACGAGTTCGGCGTCATCGAGAGCATCAAGGCCGTCTCCGACCTCTACGCCCCCGTCTCCGGCGAGGTGACGGCCGTCAACGAGCAGCTGTTCGACGCGCCCGAACTCGTCAACGAGGACCCGTTCGGCGAGGGCTGGATGATGGAGATCGAGGCCAGCGACCCCGGAGAACTCGACGACCTCATGTCCGCCGACCAGTACCGGAAACAGGTCGAGTAGCGCGACCTCTTCTCGCCTCGGGTTCGCTCGCCCTGCGAGCGAACCGCTCGGCCGAAAGATGTCGACGAAAAAAGGGCCTCGTTCGCTCCACTCACCCGCGGTGAAACGGCGCCGAGGCCGTTGTACGCTCGCGTGATGACCGACTACTGTCGCGTGATGACTACTGTCGTGTGGCGACACCTCACTCGGCCGGGTCCCGTAGCTGGAACTCGCGGCGCTCGTACACGTCGTTGTCGGCGCTGTCGTCTTTCGGGACGTAGCCGAACGCGCGCCAGTTGTCGCTGGGGTAGACGTGGAGCGACTTGCTCCGGACGGGACTGTACACGGCGTGGATCTCGTTCTCCCGCGGGTCGACGACCGCGGGTTCGCCCGGGCGGGTGACCTCCGAGTCGACCACGTCGAAGGTGTACTCGCCGTCGCCGACCTCGGTGCGTTCGAGGTTCGCCAGCATGAGGTGGCCCTCGACGAGCACCTCGAAGCAGGGGCGACCGTGGTGCTCGTGGGGCATCAGGGTGTACTCGGGCGGCCACTCCATGAATCGGATGACGTGCTCGCCGGGGTCGCCGATGACCTTCTCGCGGGTGTACTCGTCCGGCGCGGCGGGGTCGGTGGTGACGTTCTCGAAGAACCCGTCGCGCTCGACGGCGTCCGCCAGCAGAGCGGGGCCCTCCTCGACGAACGCGTCGTCGCCCTCCGCCAGCAGTTCGCCGAGTTCGTCGTACGCTTCGCGAACGATCGGGTTCGGATC
Encoded here:
- the gcvT gene encoding glycine cleavage system aminomethyltransferase GcvT, giving the protein MPLRTPPLRGAHDDRGASFTDFGGWEMPVEFDSIKTEHVAVRESAGIFDVSHMGEITVSGPDATALMQRLVTNDVTALDVGDSQYAMITDEDGVVLDDTVVYRLADESDATAEDDGESYLFVPNAGHDEEAYDRWTGYRDERGLDATVENRTEEYGMFAVQGPEAESLVTAAASDEVADLSRFEARWAAVDGVDCWVARTGYTGEDGFELIVPWDETETVWAAFDCQPCGLGARDTLRIEAGFLLSGQDFDPEENPRNPYEAGVGFTVKLDTEFVGRDALARAKEDGVDETFVGFRLTERGVPRHGYDITNADGDRIGTVTSGTMSPTLDEPIGLGYVPVEYDDPGTDVNVVVRDRPKRAEITTTPFIDQ
- the gcvH gene encoding glycine cleavage system protein GcvH; translation: MSFDVPDDLGYMESHEWARNDDGTVRVGITDFAQDELGDVVFVELPDVGDDVAKDDEFGVIESIKAVSDLYAPVSGEVTAVNEQLFDAPELVNEDPFGEGWMMEIEASDPGELDDLMSADQYRKQVE
- a CDS encoding cupin domain-containing protein, which encodes MIRQRSPEADPNPIVREAYDELGELLAEGDDAFVEEGPALLADAVERDGFFENVTTDPAAPDEYTREKVIGDPGEHVIRFMEWPPEYTLMPHEHHGRPCFEVLVEGHLMLANLERTEVGDGEYTFDVVDSEVTRPGEPAVVDPRENEIHAVYSPVRSKSLHVYPSDNWRAFGYVPKDDSADNDVYERREFQLRDPAE